From Oceanotoga teriensis, the proteins below share one genomic window:
- a CDS encoding WbqC family protein, with the protein MKIGIMQPYFLPYIGYWQLMNKVDRFVVYDNIQYTKRGWIRRNRILMNNTDKMITLPIKKDSDFLDIKERFLSERYENEKSKIKNQVKEAYKKAPYYKKIEPLLIKILDFEDKNLFNYLLNSLRIIKEYLGIKTEIIISSEIEMNHNLKAEERVIETCKKMEADHYINPIGGTELYNKEDFKKEEIKLNFIKTNDIKYKQFNNEFIPNLSIIDVMMFNSKEEIKDMLEKYTLE; encoded by the coding sequence ATGAAGATAGGAATTATGCAACCATATTTTTTACCATATATTGGATATTGGCAATTAATGAATAAAGTAGATAGGTTTGTTGTATATGACAATATTCAATATACTAAAAGAGGCTGGATAAGAAGAAATAGAATATTGATGAACAATACAGATAAAATGATAACCCTACCCATAAAAAAAGATTCTGATTTTTTAGATATAAAAGAAAGATTCTTATCTGAGAGATATGAAAATGAAAAAAGTAAAATTAAAAATCAGGTAAAAGAAGCATATAAAAAAGCTCCTTATTATAAAAAAATAGAACCATTATTAATTAAAATACTTGATTTTGAAGATAAAAATTTATTTAATTATTTATTAAATTCATTACGTATTATCAAAGAATATCTAGGGATAAAAACAGAAATAATAATCTCTTCTGAAATAGAAATGAACCATAATTTAAAAGCTGAAGAGAGAGTTATTGAAACATGTAAAAAAATGGAAGCTGATCATTATATAAACCCTATAGGTGGAACAGAACTATATAATAAAGAAGATTTTAAAAAAGAAGAGATAAAATTAAATTTTATAAAAACAAATGATATAAAGTATAAACAATTCAACAATGAATTTATTCCAAATCTATCTATAATAGATGTAATGATGTTTAATTCAAAAGAGGAAATAAAAGATATGCTAGAAAAATATACTTTAGAATAG
- a CDS encoding NDP-hexose 2,3-dehydratase family protein — protein sequence MITLNDYIKSLNTAKTYNKTKYLLKWINEKNKTTYVDIKEIKLEDSNYWFYDKKEGAIRNKNNSFFSIKGIEKYKLGKLLESHPIIIQDEIGYLGIITSKINGVLHFLMQAKIEPGNINKVQISPTIQATKSNFLQKHGGKKPAFLEYFINSEKYEIIVDQIQSEQSSRFYKKRNRNVILYIKDHIKESENFRWFTLGQIKKLMKYDNLVNMDTRTVLSCIPYSTLKREKFTEDINNSIFLNQLNLKINHEKIKKIYYSLNNKKMFNNYSIRLTDLYSLNNWKMEHGKFQDIENKYPFEVIFADITIQGREVYNWTQPLFKAKGKATFGLVFFEEDGVIHFIIKEKPEIGCFDYVELGPTIQKEFNDNFEDNIEKLFEQNLIRNSGIIAKVLLSEEGGRFYQEQNLNIIMKIDKNELNKIYLPKEYHIIDFITLNKMIQTNNLINIQLRNLISLLEG from the coding sequence ATGATTACTTTAAATGATTATATTAAATCTTTAAATACAGCGAAAACTTATAATAAAACCAAATATTTGTTAAAATGGATTAATGAAAAAAACAAAACTACTTATGTTGATATCAAAGAAATTAAACTTGAGGATAGTAACTATTGGTTTTATGATAAGAAAGAAGGAGCTATAAGAAATAAAAATAATAGTTTTTTTTCTATTAAAGGTATAGAAAAATACAAATTAGGTAAACTATTAGAATCTCATCCTATTATCATACAGGATGAAATAGGTTATTTAGGTATAATTACTTCAAAAATAAATGGAGTTTTACATTTTTTAATGCAGGCAAAAATTGAACCTGGCAATATTAATAAAGTTCAAATTTCTCCAACTATTCAAGCCACAAAAAGTAATTTTTTGCAAAAACATGGGGGTAAAAAACCAGCCTTTTTAGAATATTTTATAAACTCTGAAAAATATGAAATCATAGTAGACCAAATACAATCGGAACAATCATCGAGATTTTATAAAAAAAGAAACAGAAATGTAATATTATACATAAAAGATCATATAAAGGAATCTGAAAACTTTCGATGGTTTACATTAGGCCAAATTAAAAAGCTAATGAAATATGATAATTTAGTTAATATGGATACAAGGACAGTGCTTTCTTGTATACCTTATTCTACGTTAAAAAGAGAAAAATTTACAGAAGATATAAATAATAGTATTTTTTTAAATCAATTAAATCTAAAAATAAATCATGAAAAAATAAAAAAAATATATTATAGTTTAAACAACAAAAAAATGTTTAATAATTATAGTATAAGATTAACAGATCTTTATTCTTTAAATAACTGGAAAATGGAACATGGAAAATTTCAAGATATTGAAAATAAATATCCGTTTGAAGTTATTTTTGCAGATATAACAATACAAGGTAGAGAAGTTTATAATTGGACGCAACCACTTTTTAAAGCTAAAGGGAAAGCTACTTTTGGTTTGGTTTTTTTTGAAGAAGACGGAGTTATTCATTTTATTATAAAAGAAAAACCAGAAATTGGTTGTTTTGATTATGTTGAGTTAGGACCAACAATACAAAAAGAATTTAATGATAATTTTGAAGATAATATTGAAAAATTATTTGAACAAAATTTAATTCGAAATTCTGGAATAATAGCAAAAGTATTACTTTCAGAAGAAGGTGGAAGGTTTTATCAAGAACAAAATTTAAACATTATAATGAAAATAGACAAAAATGAATTAAATAAAATTTATCTTCCAAAAGAATATCATATAATTGATTTTATTACTTTAAATAAAATGATACAAACTAATAATTTGATCAATATTCAATTAAGGAATCTCATATCTTTATTGGAGGGTTAA
- a CDS encoding formyltransferase family protein: protein MNYCFYVSGKASRLYKIIKYANKNFIKKIKFVYSDSKDNRYLKEILEDKSILYILKDFYELEKPDRNLKNSDNLLRLMKKNKIDYCFSFGDHILKGKILKEYKNKIINFHPSILPNYPGRNAIDKAINDNASILGNTAHFIDEGIDTGPIILQSVISSEAFYKNGYDFILDLQIEMLFNLDKLLENKKIKVEGNKVKIINADITKYFILPDIKD, encoded by the coding sequence ATGAATTATTGTTTTTATGTTTCTGGCAAGGCTAGTAGGCTTTATAAAATAATTAAATACGCAAATAAAAATTTTATAAAAAAAATAAAATTTGTTTACTCTGATAGTAAAGATAATAGATATTTAAAAGAAATCTTAGAAGATAAGAGTATTTTATATATTTTAAAAGACTTTTATGAATTAGAAAAACCAGACAGAAACTTAAAAAATTCTGATAATTTACTCAGGCTGATGAAAAAAAATAAAATAGATTATTGTTTTTCTTTCGGAGATCACATATTAAAAGGAAAAATTTTAAAAGAGTATAAAAATAAAATAATAAATTTTCATCCTTCTATTTTGCCAAATTATCCTGGAAGAAACGCCATTGATAAAGCTATAAATGATAATGCTTCTATTTTAGGAAATACTGCTCATTTTATAGATGAAGGAATTGATACAGGGCCTATCATTTTGCAAAGTGTTATTTCGTCAGAAGCTTTTTATAAAAATGGTTATGATTTTATTTTAGATTTACAAATAGAGATGTTATTTAATCTTGATAAATTATTGGAAAATAAAAAGATAAAAGTAGAAGGGAATAAAGTGAAAATAATAAATGCTGATATTACAAAATATTTTATTTTGCCAGATATTAAGGACTGA
- a CDS encoding TDP-N-acetylfucosamine:lipid II N-acetylfucosaminyltransferase encodes MYENIIEMIENAQYKDALTEIEKINNSKWEKYNLKGIILFQTENIELAIRFFKKALSIEKNNDIYYNLALCYYKKSMFKISWNILMNLNNKDEKIFYLLSYIEFEQRDFTQLKKIDYYSSAKFKINDLNKKVKYLHFMIDSPISKKYIEFINENFTKEDHKFIIISNDVFTDDYYVINNIESIRLLATNYEKILLHGIFNYEVMYYLFLNEEKIDFKKVYWFIWGGDLYYYKFRKNNFNSDLFEFVRKKILKKIVNIITVTSEYDFELAKKWYKINAKKYLLLYPNLIDYKFLKRLKNKKRSSCNLRIQLGNSGDPSNKHIEMLNILSKFKNENIEIITPLSYGGSKNYIEKVIETGKDIFGKKFNYLKNFLPPQEYGKFLSSVDLAIFNHDRQQAFGNILYLLFLGKKVFLKNDTTSWKTLKEKNLIVWNTYDIYQMTYNDLIEINESDKNINSAIIEEEYSFETRFKLWKDFFDNKNNY; translated from the coding sequence ATGTATGAAAATATTATAGAAATGATAGAAAACGCTCAATATAAAGATGCTTTAACCGAAATAGAGAAGATAAATAATTCAAAGTGGGAGAAGTATAATTTAAAGGGTATAATTCTCTTCCAAACTGAAAATATAGAGCTTGCAATTCGTTTTTTTAAAAAAGCATTATCTATAGAAAAAAATAATGATATTTATTATAATTTAGCTCTCTGTTATTATAAAAAAAGTATGTTTAAAATATCATGGAATATTTTAATGAACTTAAATAATAAGGATGAAAAAATTTTTTATCTACTTTCTTATATTGAATTTGAACAAAGAGATTTTACACAATTAAAAAAGATAGATTATTATTCAAGTGCTAAATTTAAAATCAATGATTTAAATAAAAAGGTTAAATACTTACATTTTATGATTGATAGCCCTATTTCAAAAAAATATATTGAATTTATAAATGAGAATTTTACAAAGGAAGATCATAAATTTATTATTATTAGTAATGATGTTTTTACTGATGATTATTATGTCATTAATAATATTGAATCTATAAGATTATTAGCGACAAACTATGAAAAAATACTTCTACATGGAATTTTTAATTATGAAGTTATGTATTATTTATTTTTAAATGAAGAAAAAATTGATTTTAAAAAAGTATATTGGTTTATTTGGGGTGGTGATTTATATTATTATAAATTTAGAAAAAATAATTTTAATTCTGATTTATTTGAATTTGTTAGAAAAAAAATTCTAAAAAAAATTGTTAATATTATTACTGTAACCTCTGAGTATGACTTTGAATTAGCAAAAAAATGGTATAAAATTAATGCAAAAAAATATTTATTATTATATCCTAATTTAATAGATTATAAATTCCTTAAACGATTAAAAAATAAAAAAAGATCATCTTGTAACCTTAGAATACAATTAGGGAATTCGGGTGATCCAAGTAACAAACATATAGAAATGTTGAATATTTTATCAAAATTCAAAAATGAAAATATTGAAATAATAACGCCACTATCTTATGGAGGAAGTAAAAATTATATTGAAAAAGTAATTGAAACCGGAAAAGATATTTTTGGTAAAAAATTTAATTACTTAAAGAATTTTTTACCCCCTCAAGAATATGGTAAGTTTTTAAGTTCAGTAGATTTAGCTATTTTTAATCACGACAGGCAACAAGCTTTTGGGAATATTTTATATTTATTATTTCTTGGTAAAAAAGTTTTCTTAAAAAATGATACTACTTCTTGGAAAACTCTAAAAGAAAAAAATTTAATAGTTTGGAATACTTATGATATTTATCAAATGACATATAATGATTTAATAGAAATTAATGAAAGCGATAAAAATATTAATAGTGCTATTATTGAAGAAGAATATTCTTTTGAAACAAGATTTAAGTTATGGAAAGATTTTTTTGATAACAAAAATAATTATTGA
- a CDS encoding polysaccharide pyruvyl transferase family protein, with the protein MRILIIGQTTLHWGRMEFGNIGNYYIIEPFIRELHKTFENSEIKTTLQMSKRFCKDEKVESLPIDLYYGFNKSNNLELAKYELTLVEDYLKNGKFQEITPYIKEVLESDIVIDFSGDIWGDNANFLGKDRFEVGLYKDLIAQKLKPTYMIAGSPGPFKDIKTKDLAKKVYEGFDLVTNREPISSDIIKREGFNTNNTSDLACPAFLFEPINIEKAKEKEEVKNIFDKSKLNIGFVICGWNFEQGPFDKWPRDDKDYITFAKSIEHIANKYDVNIILMSHSNGFPIPPKKFKLQHGRDYPIIKQLEKILKDRGTAKNIQTIDGVYDAWTTKGIIGNLDLMISGRVHAAVAALSQKIPTVIIDYGHEPKAHKLKGFAKVCEMENYVADPSKENDLIQKIEKLLDNKDKINQHLNFKIEEVKQMAKNNFYEIKEHLKRIGVL; encoded by the coding sequence ATGAGAATATTGATAATAGGCCAAACAACTTTACACTGGGGAAGAATGGAATTTGGAAATATAGGTAATTATTACATCATAGAACCATTCATTAGAGAGCTTCATAAAACTTTTGAGAATTCTGAAATAAAAACAACACTACAAATGTCAAAAAGATTTTGTAAAGATGAGAAAGTTGAAAGTTTACCGATAGATCTATATTATGGCTTTAACAAAAGTAATAATTTAGAATTAGCAAAATATGAATTAACTTTGGTAGAGGATTATTTAAAGAATGGAAAATTTCAAGAAATAACACCATACATAAAAGAAGTTTTAGAATCTGACATAGTCATAGATTTTAGTGGCGATATTTGGGGAGATAACGCCAATTTTTTGGGAAAAGATAGATTTGAAGTCGGTTTATATAAGGATTTAATAGCTCAAAAATTAAAGCCTACTTATATGATAGCTGGTTCTCCTGGTCCATTTAAGGATATCAAAACTAAAGATTTAGCAAAAAAAGTATATGAAGGATTTGACTTAGTAACAAATAGAGAACCTATAAGTTCAGATATAATTAAAAGAGAAGGTTTTAATACTAATAATACAAGTGATTTAGCTTGTCCAGCATTTTTATTTGAACCAATAAATATAGAAAAAGCTAAAGAAAAAGAAGAAGTAAAAAACATATTTGATAAATCAAAATTAAATATAGGTTTTGTAATTTGTGGCTGGAATTTTGAACAAGGACCTTTTGACAAATGGCCAAGAGATGATAAAGATTATATAACATTTGCTAAATCAATTGAACATATAGCTAATAAATATGATGTAAATATAATTTTGATGTCACATTCTAATGGATTTCCTATTCCACCTAAAAAATTTAAATTACAGCATGGAAGAGATTATCCTATTATAAAACAATTAGAAAAAATACTTAAAGATAGAGGCACAGCTAAAAATATTCAAACTATTGATGGAGTATATGATGCTTGGACAACTAAGGGAATTATTGGTAATTTAGATTTAATGATAAGTGGAAGAGTACATGCTGCAGTTGCAGCTTTATCACAAAAAATACCAACAGTTATAATAGATTATGGGCATGAACCAAAAGCCCATAAATTAAAAGGTTTCGCTAAAGTGTGTGAAATGGAAAACTATGTAGCTGATCCAAGCAAAGAAAATGATTTGATACAAAAAATTGAAAAGCTATTAGATAATAAAGATAAAATAAATCAACATCTTAATTTTAAGATAGAAGAAGTTAAACAAATGGCGAAAAACAATTTTTATGAAATAAAAGAACATTTAAAAAGAATTGGAGTTTTATAA